The Mycolicibacterium hassiacum DSM 44199 genome includes a window with the following:
- the galT gene encoding galactose-1-phosphate uridylyltransferase codes for MPRPASDAEPTRWPLADGRELLFFSLPGRAPAPVPDRRPLPPRDAQRSELRFDRQTGQWVIIAAHRQDRTYHPPPAACPLCPGPTGDTSEIPAPDYDVVVFENRFPSLSGAATQPFDLPPADATAGFLAAPGHGRCEVVCFTSDHQASFATLDHPHARLVVTAWRHRTADLLARPGIAQVFCFENRGAEIGVTLTHPHGQIYGYPALTPRTSRMLHNARVHRERTGTNLFADILARELADGRRIVARTDGFTAFVPFAARWPVEVHIYPNRFVHNLIELTDAELDGFTAIYRDVLARFDRMYPTPLPYISALHQYRSDELDGYFHVELMSTRRSAGKLKYLAASESAMEAFISDVHPEAVAERLREL; via the coding sequence ATGCCGCGCCCAGCCTCCGACGCCGAGCCCACCCGGTGGCCGTTGGCCGACGGGCGCGAACTGCTGTTCTTCTCGCTGCCCGGCCGCGCCCCGGCCCCGGTCCCCGATCGCCGGCCCCTCCCGCCGCGTGACGCACAGCGCTCGGAGCTGCGGTTCGATCGCCAGACCGGGCAGTGGGTGATCATCGCCGCCCACCGTCAGGACCGCACCTACCATCCGCCGCCGGCTGCGTGCCCGCTGTGTCCGGGACCGACCGGGGACACCAGCGAGATCCCCGCCCCCGACTACGACGTGGTGGTGTTCGAGAACCGGTTTCCCAGCCTGTCCGGCGCCGCCACCCAACCCTTCGACCTGCCGCCCGCCGATGCCACCGCCGGGTTTCTCGCCGCCCCGGGTCACGGTCGCTGCGAGGTCGTCTGCTTCACCAGCGACCACCAAGCGTCGTTCGCCACGCTCGATCACCCGCACGCCCGCCTGGTGGTGACCGCGTGGCGGCACCGCACCGCCGACCTGCTGGCCCGGCCGGGCATCGCCCAGGTGTTCTGCTTCGAGAACCGCGGCGCGGAGATCGGCGTGACGCTGACCCACCCGCACGGGCAGATCTACGGTTATCCCGCCCTCACCCCGCGCACCAGCCGGATGCTGCACAACGCCCGCGTCCACCGCGAACGCACCGGCACCAACCTGTTCGCCGACATCCTCGCCCGCGAACTGGCCGACGGGCGCCGCATCGTCGCCCGCACCGACGGGTTCACCGCGTTCGTGCCGTTCGCCGCGCGCTGGCCCGTCGAGGTGCACATCTACCCGAACCGGTTCGTGCACAACCTGATTGAGCTCACCGATGCCGAACTCGACGGGTTCACCGCCATCTACCGCGACGTGCTGGCCCGGTTCGACCGCATGTATCCGACTCCGCTGCCGTATATTTCGGCCCTGCACCAGTACCGCTCCGACGAGCTCGACGGCTACTTCCACGTCGAGCTGATGTCCACCCGCCGCAGCGCCGGCAAGCTCAAGTACCTGGCGGCCTCGGAGTCGGCGATGGAGGCGTTCATCAGCGATGTGCACCCGGAGGCCGTCGCCGAACGACTGCGGGAGCTGTGA
- a CDS encoding galactokinase has translation MTIGYAAPGRINLIGEHTDYNRGLALPIALPNRTVASFEPDTTEQLVVRSDHAPEPVTIPPRTRPGEVTGWAAYVAGVVWALWEAGVAAPGGRLTITSDLPVGAGLASSAALECAVLGALLTAAGRDLDPLRRARLAQRAENGYVGAPTGLMDQLAALTGRAGHALLIDFDALTVHPVRFDPEAHGVALLVIDSHTRHRHADGGYADRRAACERAAADLGVASLRAVPDLAALARVADPDDARRARHVVTENQRVRDVVAALEDADFVAAGRILTEAHVSMRDDFATSTDHIDRIVDAAVDAGALGARMTGGGFGGCVVALVPVGRIAAVDAAVRAAVAHAGGPAPTVTRTHAAAGAGPHPPA, from the coding sequence ATGACGATCGGCTACGCCGCGCCGGGACGGATCAACCTGATCGGTGAACACACCGACTACAACCGGGGTTTGGCGCTGCCGATCGCGCTGCCCAACCGCACCGTGGCCAGCTTCGAGCCTGACACCACCGAACAGCTGGTGGTGCGCAGCGACCACGCACCCGAGCCGGTGACGATCCCCCCGCGCACCCGGCCCGGCGAGGTCACCGGCTGGGCCGCCTACGTCGCCGGGGTGGTCTGGGCGCTGTGGGAGGCCGGCGTCGCCGCCCCGGGTGGCCGGCTGACCATCACCAGCGACCTGCCGGTCGGAGCGGGGCTGGCGTCCTCGGCGGCGCTGGAATGCGCCGTGCTGGGCGCGCTGCTGACCGCCGCCGGGCGTGACCTCGACCCGCTGCGGCGGGCGCGGCTGGCGCAACGGGCCGAGAACGGCTACGTCGGCGCCCCGACCGGGCTGATGGACCAACTGGCGGCGCTGACCGGGCGGGCCGGGCATGCGCTGCTGATCGACTTCGACGCGCTGACGGTGCACCCGGTGCGGTTCGACCCGGAGGCGCACGGGGTGGCGCTGCTGGTGATCGACTCGCACACCCGCCACCGGCACGCCGACGGCGGCTACGCGGACCGGCGGGCCGCCTGCGAACGGGCCGCCGCCGACCTCGGGGTGGCGTCGCTGCGTGCGGTGCCCGACCTCGCGGCGCTGGCCCGGGTGGCCGATCCGGACGATGCGCGCCGAGCCCGCCACGTGGTCACCGAGAACCAGCGGGTGCGTGACGTGGTGGCCGCGCTCGAGGACGCGGATTTCGTTGCGGCCGGCCGCATTCTCACCGAGGCACACGTGTCGATGCGCGACGATTTCGCAACCAGCACCGACCACATCGACCGGATCGTCGACGCCGCGGTCGACGCCGGCGCGCTGGGCGCGCGGATGACCGGCGGCGGGTTCGGCGGGTGTGTCGTCGCACTCGTTCCCGTCGGCCGGATCGCCGCCGTCGACGCGGCGGTGCGCGCCGCGGTGGCGCACGCCGGCGGCCCGGCACCGACCGTCACCCGCACGCACGCCGCGGCCGGGGCCGGCCCGCACCCGCCCGCCTGA
- a CDS encoding S53 family peptidase, with protein sequence MAARHLGALAVVAVSAALLVCDWHPVPPAAGSAINGPYAQLLAAATDLGPSRHPHAQLTVTLHRPAAPRELTNWAQRQGLWVRWREGQAWAVVEGAAADLAAAFGVAVHDYRGRRGQVFYAAARQPTTPAGLHDEIGEVGRILGYVPHHTSRRWLLPQDVPERGLGPQALLTTYNADTLAAQGYRGEGSAIVFFAFDGFDQADLDAFTAAHGLPPLVPEVIGELDEPRGETTMDLQVAHAVAPDARKVVMSARRTIVGDGAFEKIGELLAEADQRYPGAVWSFSIGWGCDRLITAADLAPVRAALAAAQARGTTAFNASGDLAGLECRGGGDWSSPPGEDDVGLDSVASLPEMTGVGGTTLSTDESGRWLSEQSWYDVPLSIGTGGGVSALFDRPDWQRAVLTDRDTDRRVTPDVAAVADPFTGVKIVFAGRQLVGGGTSQSAPIWAGLTAVMNQYLQAHGGRPIGALNPRLYRMARGAPRPAFNDITLGGNAVAQAGPGYDLVTGLGSPNVANLVENLLAQQRAER encoded by the coding sequence GTGGCCGCGCGGCACCTCGGCGCCCTGGCGGTGGTCGCCGTCAGCGCCGCGCTGCTCGTCTGCGACTGGCACCCGGTGCCGCCGGCGGCCGGCAGCGCGATCAACGGCCCCTATGCGCAATTATTGGCGGCCGCAACCGATCTCGGTCCGTCACGGCATCCGCACGCCCAGCTGACCGTAACGCTGCACCGGCCTGCCGCACCCCGTGAACTGACGAACTGGGCGCAGCGCCAAGGTCTTTGGGTGCGCTGGCGGGAGGGTCAGGCGTGGGCGGTGGTGGAGGGTGCGGCCGCCGATCTCGCCGCCGCGTTCGGGGTGGCGGTGCACGACTACCGCGGCCGCCGCGGGCAGGTGTTCTACGCCGCGGCGCGCCAGCCCACGACCCCCGCCGGCCTGCACGACGAGATCGGCGAGGTGGGAAGGATTCTCGGCTATGTGCCGCACCACACCTCGCGGCGCTGGCTGCTCCCACAGGACGTCCCGGAGCGGGGACTCGGCCCGCAGGCGCTGCTGACCACCTACAACGCCGACACGCTGGCCGCCCAGGGCTACCGGGGCGAGGGCAGCGCCATCGTGTTCTTCGCCTTCGACGGCTTCGATCAGGCCGACCTCGACGCGTTCACCGCCGCACACGGGCTGCCGCCGCTGGTGCCCGAGGTGATCGGTGAGCTCGACGAGCCGCGCGGCGAGACGACGATGGACCTACAGGTGGCGCACGCGGTGGCCCCGGACGCGCGCAAAGTCGTGATGAGCGCGCGGCGGACCATCGTCGGCGACGGCGCGTTCGAGAAGATCGGCGAACTTCTCGCCGAGGCCGATCAGCGCTATCCCGGTGCGGTGTGGAGCTTTTCGATCGGCTGGGGCTGCGACCGGCTGATCACCGCCGCCGACCTCGCCCCGGTGCGCGCGGCGCTGGCGGCCGCGCAGGCGCGCGGAACCACGGCGTTCAACGCCAGCGGGGACCTGGCCGGGCTGGAGTGCCGGGGCGGCGGCGACTGGTCCTCCCCGCCGGGCGAGGACGACGTCGGCCTGGACTCGGTGGCCTCGCTGCCGGAGATGACCGGCGTCGGCGGCACCACGCTGTCCACCGACGAATCCGGACGCTGGCTGTCCGAACAGTCCTGGTACGACGTGCCGTTGTCGATCGGCACCGGCGGCGGGGTGTCGGCGCTGTTCGACCGCCCCGACTGGCAGCGGGCGGTGCTCACCGATCGCGACACCGACCGCCGGGTCACCCCCGACGTGGCGGCGGTCGCCGACCCGTTCACCGGGGTGAAGATCGTGTTCGCCGGCCGGCAGTTGGTCGGCGGCGGAACCTCCCAGTCGGCGCCGATCTGGGCCGGGCTGACCGCGGTGATGAACCAGTACCTGCAGGCCCACGGCGGCCGGCCGATCGGGGCGCTCAACCCGCGGCTGTACCGGATGGCGCGCGGCGCGCCCCGCCCGGCCTTTAACGACATCACCCTGGGCGGCAACGCGGTCGCCCAGGCCGGGCCGGGCTACGACCTGGTGACCGGGCTGGGGTCGCCGAACGTCGCCAACCTGGTGGAGAACCTGTTGGCCCAGCAGCGAGCCGAACGATGA
- a CDS encoding zinc ribbon domain-containing protein, with amino-acid sequence MTANEPVPTTECRICRTDVPAGRYCGLCGCHLQRRRGEGPDWLRVRDFSAAPHEHLLTPALTSALFPHLPTRSRSAFRLGLALLAGTLLVCTLLRLPAALVSVAALGLPMLFLIYLRESDAFRDFPPGTLALTVVLGVVLGAGWGLVTGDVIADSYWRAMGQGLAGARLVRDGLAIPLGGVLLMLTPAAAVRLVRPTSRESLDGFMIGALGALAFTAAATLARLAPQFGTGVVSRRPLESLVVEAGIRGLAVPLLAAATGGLIGAALWFTRPPSKRHQRPVLVRLVLVGFAAAVVAGYLGLGLIDIAHLPQLLVLAGYLAAAVAALALLRLGLHLALLHEAHDEIQADQPLLCPHCGHVVPDMAFCPACGVATRASSRSSRRLRRAHRPRPEQPEPRPDPGPS; translated from the coding sequence ATGACCGCGAACGAACCGGTGCCGACCACCGAATGCCGGATCTGCCGCACCGACGTCCCGGCCGGCCGCTACTGCGGGCTGTGCGGTTGTCATCTGCAACGCCGCCGCGGTGAGGGACCGGACTGGCTGCGGGTCCGGGACTTCAGCGCCGCACCCCACGAACACCTGCTGACACCGGCGCTGACCAGCGCGCTGTTCCCCCACCTGCCGACCCGCTCGCGCAGCGCGTTCCGGCTCGGCCTGGCGCTGCTGGCGGGCACGCTGCTGGTCTGCACGCTGCTGCGGCTGCCCGCCGCGCTGGTGTCGGTGGCCGCGCTCGGCCTGCCGATGTTGTTCCTGATCTATTTGCGCGAGTCCGACGCCTTCCGCGACTTCCCGCCGGGCACGCTGGCCCTGACCGTCGTCCTCGGGGTGGTGCTCGGCGCGGGCTGGGGGCTGGTGACCGGGGACGTGATCGCCGACTCCTACTGGCGGGCGATGGGGCAGGGACTGGCCGGCGCGCGGCTGGTGCGTGACGGGCTGGCCATCCCGCTCGGCGGGGTGCTGCTGATGCTGACCCCCGCGGCGGCGGTGCGGCTGGTGCGGCCGACGTCACGAGAATCGTTGGACGGCTTCATGATCGGCGCGCTGGGTGCGCTCGCGTTCACCGCGGCGGCCACCCTGGCCCGGTTGGCGCCGCAGTTCGGCACCGGGGTGGTCAGCCGCCGTCCGCTGGAGAGCCTGGTGGTCGAGGCCGGGATCCGGGGCCTGGCGGTGCCGCTGCTGGCGGCGGCCACCGGCGGGCTGATCGGCGCCGCGCTGTGGTTCACCCGCCCGCCCTCCAAGCGGCACCAGCGGCCGGTCCTGGTGCGGCTGGTGCTGGTGGGGTTCGCGGCCGCGGTGGTCGCGGGTTACCTCGGGCTGGGGCTGATCGACATCGCGCATCTGCCGCAGCTGCTGGTGCTGGCCGGCTACCTGGCGGCGGCGGTGGCGGCGCTGGCGCTGTTGCGGCTGGGGCTGCACCTGGCGCTGCTGCACGAGGCCCACGACGAGATCCAGGCCGATCAACCGCTGTTGTGCCCGCACTGTGGTCACGTGGTGCCCGATATGGCGTTCTGTCCGGCCTGCGGGGTGGCCACCCGGGCCTCGTCGCGGTCGTCACGGCGACTCCGGCGCGCACACCGGCCGCGACCCGAGCAACCCGAGCCGCGACCGGACCCGGGACCGTCATGA
- a CDS encoding elongation factor G-like protein EF-G2 — MSDKNTHPQGAGAVPVADSPAAIRNVALVGPSGGGKTTLVEALLVAAGVLNRPGSVADGTTVCDFDEAEIAQQRSIGLALASLTYNGVKVNLIDTPGYADFVGELRAGLRAADCALFVIGANEQIDAATRTLWRECSQVGMPRAVCITKLDHARANYENALAAAQQAFGDKVLPLYFPADSPCTGLIGLLTLTHYEYADGRRVAAHAPDASYAATVEQLRGGLIEGIIEESEDETLMDRYLGGEQIDEAVLIADLQQAVARASFFPVIPACSTTGVGTGELLEVITSGFPPPNEHPLPEVYTPDGRARTPLPCDPAGPLLAEIVKTTSDPYVGRLSLARVFSGTITPDMTVHVSGHFSAFFGLSDTGHEDHDEDERIGSLSFPLGKQQRPAPAVIAGDICAIGRLSRAETGDTLSDKSDPLLPVAVQPRAKTDEDKLSVGLQRLAAEDPTLRIEHNRETHQVVLWCMGEAHASVVLDTLARRYGVTVDPVEVRVPLRETFGGKAKGHGRYVKQSGGHGQYAVCDIEVEPLPEGSGFEFVDRVVGGAVPRQFIPSVEKGVRAQMEKGVGAGYPVVDIRVTLFDGKAHSVDSSDHAFQMAGALALKEAAAATRITLLEPVDEVSIVVPDELVGTVMSDLSARRGRVLGSDKVDEERTVIKAEVPELELTRYAIDLRSIAHGAGSFTRSFVRYEPMPEHAASKVLAPA; from the coding sequence ATGTCCGACAAGAACACACATCCCCAGGGCGCCGGAGCGGTCCCCGTCGCGGACAGTCCGGCCGCCATCCGCAACGTGGCACTGGTGGGCCCGTCGGGTGGCGGCAAGACAACCCTCGTCGAGGCGCTGCTGGTCGCCGCGGGCGTGCTCAACCGGCCCGGATCGGTGGCCGACGGCACCACGGTCTGCGACTTCGACGAGGCCGAGATCGCCCAGCAGCGCTCGATCGGGCTGGCGTTGGCCTCGCTGACCTACAACGGGGTCAAGGTCAACCTCATCGACACCCCCGGCTACGCCGATTTCGTCGGCGAGTTGCGCGCCGGGCTGCGGGCCGCCGACTGCGCCCTGTTCGTCATCGGCGCCAACGAGCAGATCGACGCGGCGACCCGGACGCTGTGGCGGGAGTGCAGCCAGGTCGGCATGCCGCGGGCGGTCTGCATCACCAAACTCGACCACGCCCGGGCCAACTACGAGAACGCCCTGGCGGCGGCCCAGCAGGCGTTCGGCGACAAGGTGCTGCCGCTGTACTTCCCGGCCGACAGCCCGTGCACCGGCCTGATCGGTCTGCTGACGCTGACCCACTACGAGTACGCCGACGGGCGGCGGGTCGCCGCGCACGCCCCCGATGCCTCCTACGCCGCCACCGTCGAGCAACTGCGCGGCGGGCTGATCGAGGGGATCATCGAGGAGTCCGAGGACGAGACGCTGATGGACCGCTACCTCGGCGGTGAACAGATCGACGAGGCGGTGCTGATCGCCGATCTACAGCAGGCCGTCGCGCGGGCGTCGTTCTTCCCGGTGATCCCCGCCTGCAGCACCACCGGGGTCGGCACCGGGGAGCTGCTCGAGGTCATCACGTCGGGCTTTCCGCCGCCGAACGAGCACCCGCTGCCGGAGGTGTACACCCCCGACGGCCGGGCCCGCACCCCGCTGCCCTGCGATCCGGCCGGCCCGCTGCTGGCCGAGATCGTCAAGACCACCTCGGATCCGTATGTCGGGCGGCTCAGCCTGGCCCGGGTGTTCTCCGGCACCATCACCCCGGACATGACCGTGCATGTGTCCGGGCACTTCAGCGCGTTCTTCGGGCTGTCCGACACCGGGCACGAGGATCACGACGAGGACGAACGCATCGGCAGCCTGTCGTTCCCGCTCGGCAAGCAGCAGCGGCCGGCCCCCGCGGTCATCGCCGGGGACATCTGCGCCATCGGCCGGCTCAGCCGCGCCGAGACCGGCGACACCCTGTCGGACAAGTCCGATCCGCTGCTGCCGGTCGCCGTGCAACCGCGGGCCAAGACCGACGAGGACAAGCTGTCGGTCGGGCTGCAACGACTGGCCGCCGAGGACCCCACCCTGCGCATCGAGCACAACCGCGAGACCCACCAGGTGGTGCTGTGGTGTATGGGCGAGGCGCACGCCTCGGTGGTGCTCGACACGCTCGCCCGCCGCTACGGGGTGACGGTGGACCCCGTCGAGGTGCGGGTGCCGCTGCGAGAGACGTTCGGCGGCAAGGCGAAAGGACACGGACGCTACGTCAAGCAGTCCGGCGGCCACGGCCAGTACGCGGTGTGCGACATCGAGGTGGAACCGCTGCCGGAGGGCTCCGGGTTCGAGTTCGTCGACCGGGTGGTCGGCGGTGCGGTGCCGCGACAGTTCATCCCCAGCGTGGAGAAGGGGGTGCGCGCGCAGATGGAGAAGGGGGTCGGTGCGGGCTATCCGGTCGTCGACATCCGGGTGACGCTGTTCGACGGCAAGGCACACAGCGTGGACTCGTCCGATCACGCGTTCCAGATGGCCGGGGCGCTGGCGCTCAAGGAGGCCGCCGCCGCCACCAGGATCACCCTGCTGGAGCCGGTCGACGAGGTGTCGATCGTGGTGCCCGACGAACTGGTCGGCACGGTGATGAGCGATCTGTCCGCCCGCCGCGGCCGGGTGCTGGGCAGCGACAAGGTCGACGAGGAACGCACGGTGATCAAGGCCGAGGTGCCCGAGCTCGAGCTGACCCGCTACGCCATCGATCTGCGCTCGATCGCGCACGGTGCGGGATCGTTCACCCGGTCGTTCGTCCGCTACGAGCCGATGCCCGAACACGCCGCCAGCAAGGTGCTCGCCCCGGCGTGA
- a CDS encoding TIGR03668 family PPOX class F420-dependent oxidoreductase, with the protein MADSDRRAVAERFATARVATLATADRDGRPHLVPVVFAAHTRGEVTTVYTAVDAKRKTTQRLRRLANIEVNPRVSLLVDHYDDDWSQLWWIRADGTARIHPGGEEMATGYALLRGKYRQYDRIALDGPVVAVTVDHWAYWHA; encoded by the coding sequence ATGGCCGACTCGGACCGCCGCGCCGTCGCGGAGCGGTTCGCCACTGCCCGGGTCGCCACACTGGCGACCGCCGACCGCGACGGCCGTCCGCACCTGGTACCGGTGGTGTTCGCCGCGCACACCCGCGGCGAGGTCACCACGGTCTACACCGCCGTCGACGCCAAACGCAAGACCACCCAACGACTGCGGCGACTGGCCAACATCGAGGTCAATCCGCGGGTCAGTCTGCTGGTCGACCACTACGACGACGACTGGTCGCAGCTGTGGTGGATTCGTGCCGACGGCACCGCCCGCATCCACCCGGGCGGTGAGGAGATGGCGACCGGTTACGCGTTGCTGCGCGGCAAGTACCGGCAGTACGACCGCATCGCGCTGGACGGGCCGGTGGTCGCCGTGACCGTCGACCACTGGGCGTACTGGCACGCCTGA
- the pyrE gene encoding orotate phosphoribosyltransferase, with amino-acid sequence MSDRPDSWQAAFELIRTRGHERRAEPFKLASGQLSHDYIDGKYAIDTGERLELVSRAVVDLAARHGIEFDAVGGLTMGADPLAHGIAMVTGKAWFSVRKEQKKRGREQWIEGTRLQPGTRVLLVDDVISTGGSTEQAYERVVAAGAVVTGVIPMVDRGDSAARRFAARNVPYVALVTYRDLGIEPVKDV; translated from the coding sequence ATGTCCGACCGCCCCGACAGCTGGCAGGCGGCGTTCGAGCTGATCCGAACCCGCGGCCACGAGCGCCGCGCCGAACCGTTCAAGCTCGCCAGCGGCCAGCTCAGCCACGACTACATCGACGGCAAGTACGCGATCGACACCGGCGAGCGGCTCGAGCTGGTCAGCCGCGCGGTCGTGGACCTGGCGGCCCGGCACGGTATCGAGTTCGACGCGGTCGGCGGCCTGACCATGGGCGCGGATCCGCTGGCGCACGGCATCGCGATGGTGACCGGCAAAGCCTGGTTCTCGGTACGCAAGGAACAGAAGAAGCGCGGCCGGGAGCAGTGGATCGAGGGCACCCGGCTGCAGCCGGGCACCCGGGTGCTGCTGGTGGACGACGTGATCAGCACCGGCGGATCGACCGAGCAGGCCTACGAGCGGGTCGTCGCCGCGGGCGCGGTGGTCACCGGGGTGATCCCGATGGTCGACCGCGGCGATTCGGCGGCCCGGCGGTTTGCTGCCCGCAACGTGCCCTATGTCGCCCTGGTCACCTACCGTGACCTGGGCATTGAACCGGTCAAGGACGTCTGA
- a CDS encoding HugZ family pyridoxamine 5'-phosphate oxidase: MAIRDHGDPGDAPTMPPRLAEPANPARPSAAEEARTIVASTNSGTLASLTADGDPWASLVTYGLLDGQPVLCVSNLAEHGRNLAADPRASLAVVAASTDPDPLAGGRVTLAGVVERPTGDEAAAARAAHLAGVPAARYYIDYSDFTVWVLRVRRVRWVGGYGRMDSATGEQYLAAEPDPVQPHAAGAIEHLNADHADALALLVRVLGGYPDATAAVCTGADRYGLELRVTTDRGVAYTRVGYARRLDAVDELRSATVELVRTARERAAGG, translated from the coding sequence ATGGCAATTCGCGATCACGGCGACCCGGGCGACGCACCGACGATGCCACCTCGGCTGGCCGAGCCGGCAAACCCCGCTCGGCCGTCGGCCGCGGAGGAGGCTCGGACAATCGTCGCATCGACGAATTCCGGCACACTGGCGAGCCTGACCGCCGACGGTGATCCGTGGGCGTCGCTGGTGACTTACGGGCTGCTCGACGGCCAACCGGTGCTGTGCGTGTCGAACCTGGCCGAGCACGGCCGCAACCTCGCCGCCGATCCGCGGGCCAGCCTGGCGGTGGTCGCCGCGAGCACCGACCCCGACCCGTTGGCCGGCGGCCGGGTGACGCTGGCCGGGGTGGTGGAACGCCCGACCGGCGACGAGGCGGCCGCCGCGCGCGCCGCGCATCTGGCCGGGGTGCCCGCGGCCAGGTACTACATCGACTACAGCGACTTCACGGTGTGGGTGCTGCGGGTCCGGCGGGTGCGCTGGGTCGGCGGGTACGGGCGGATGGACTCGGCCACCGGCGAGCAGTACCTGGCCGCCGAGCCGGACCCGGTGCAGCCGCACGCGGCCGGCGCGATCGAGCACCTCAACGCCGACCACGCCGATGCGCTGGCCCTGCTGGTGCGGGTGCTGGGCGGCTATCCGGACGCCACCGCCGCGGTGTGCACCGGGGCGGACCGCTACGGGCTGGAGTTGCGGGTCACCACCGACCGCGGGGTGGCCTACACCCGGGTCGGTTACGCCCGCCGGCTCGACGCGGTCGATGAATTGCGTTCGGCGACCGTCGAGCTGGTCCGCACCGCCCGGGAACGCGCCGCCGGCGGGTGA
- the treS gene encoding maltose alpha-D-glucosyltransferase: MSPSPASEPTAEHDPAAGSHVEYGVVEHPTADDFGQARVLPADRTWFKRAVFYEVLVRAFYDSNADGIGDLPGLTEQLDYIKWLGVDCIWLPPFYDSPLRDGGYDIRDFYRVLPEFGTVDDFVNLLDAAHRRGIRVITDLVMNHTSDQHPWFQESRRDPDGPYGDFYVWSDTAEKYSQARIIFVDTEESNWTFDPVRRQFYWHRFFSHQPDLNYDNPAVQQAMLDVLRFWLDLGIDGFRLDAVPYLFEREGTNCENLPETHAFLKHCRKVIDDEYPGRVLLAEANQWPADVVAYFGDPDTGGDECHMAFHFPLMPRIFMAVRRESRFPISEILAQTPDIPEMAQWGIFLRNHDELTLEMVTDEERDYMYAEYAKDPRMKANVGIRRRLAPLLENDRNQMELFTALLLSLPGSPVLYYGDEIGMGDIIWLGDRDAVRTPMQWTPDRNTGFSKANPGRLYLPPNQDPVYGYQAVNVEAQRDNSSSLLNWTRTMLAVRRRHDAFAVGGFRELGGSNPSVLAFVREYTGDGQRDIVLCVNNLSRFPQPIELNLQHWSGYTPVEMTGHVEFPPIGQLPYLLTLPGHGFYWFALRAEPGAP; encoded by the coding sequence ATGAGTCCCAGCCCCGCCAGCGAACCCACCGCCGAGCACGACCCGGCGGCGGGCAGCCACGTCGAGTACGGGGTCGTCGAGCACCCCACCGCCGACGACTTCGGCCAGGCCCGGGTGCTGCCCGCCGACCGCACCTGGTTCAAGCGCGCGGTGTTCTACGAGGTGCTGGTGCGGGCGTTCTACGACTCCAACGCCGACGGCATCGGTGATCTGCCCGGGCTGACCGAGCAGCTCGACTACATCAAATGGCTTGGCGTGGACTGCATCTGGCTGCCACCCTTCTACGACTCGCCGCTGCGCGACGGCGGCTACGACATCCGCGACTTCTACCGGGTGTTGCCCGAGTTCGGCACCGTCGACGACTTCGTGAACCTGCTGGACGCCGCGCACCGCCGCGGCATCCGGGTCATCACCGACCTGGTGATGAACCACACCTCCGATCAACATCCGTGGTTCCAGGAGTCCCGGCGCGACCCCGACGGGCCCTACGGGGACTTCTACGTGTGGAGCGACACCGCCGAGAAGTACTCGCAGGCGCGGATCATCTTCGTCGACACCGAGGAGTCGAACTGGACGTTCGACCCGGTGCGCCGACAGTTCTACTGGCACCGCTTCTTCAGCCACCAGCCCGACCTGAACTACGACAACCCGGCGGTGCAGCAGGCGATGCTCGACGTGCTGCGGTTCTGGCTGGACCTCGGCATCGACGGGTTCCGACTCGACGCGGTGCCGTACCTGTTCGAGCGGGAGGGCACCAACTGCGAGAACCTGCCCGAGACCCACGCGTTTCTCAAGCACTGCCGCAAGGTGATCGACGACGAGTATCCGGGCCGGGTGCTGCTGGCCGAGGCCAATCAGTGGCCCGCCGATGTGGTGGCCTACTTCGGCGATCCCGACACCGGCGGTGACGAATGCCATATGGCGTTTCACTTTCCGCTGATGCCAAGGATTTTCATGGCGGTGCGGCGCGAATCCCGGTTCCCGATCAGCGAGATCCTGGCGCAGACACCGGACATCCCGGAGATGGCGCAGTGGGGCATCTTCCTGCGCAACCACGACGAGTTGACCCTGGAGATGGTCACCGACGAGGAACGCGACTACATGTACGCCGAGTACGCCAAGGACCCGCGGATGAAGGCCAACGTCGGGATCCGGCGCCGGCTCGCGCCGCTGCTGGAGAACGACCGCAACCAGATGGAGTTGTTCACCGCGCTGCTGCTGAGCCTGCCCGGGTCGCCGGTGCTGTACTACGGCGACGAGATCGGCATGGGCGACATCATCTGGCTCGGCGACCGCGACGCGGTGCGCACCCCGATGCAGTGGACGCCGGATCGAAACACCGGATTTTCCAAGGCGAATCCGGGGCGGCTGTACCTGCCGCCCAACCAGGACCCGGTCTACGGCTACCAGGCGGTCAACGTCGAGGCGCAGCGCGACAACTCGTCGTCGCTGCTGAACTGGACCCGCACCATGCTCGCGGTGCGTCGCCGCCACGACGCGTTCGCCGTCGGCGGCTTCCGCGAACTCGGCGGCTCCAACCCGTCGGTGCTGGCGTTCGTGCGTGAGTACACCGGCGACGGCCAACGCGATATCGTGTTGTGCGTCAACAATCTGTCGAGGTTCCCGCAACCCATCGAACTGAACCTGCAGCACTGGAGCGGCTACACGCCCGTCGAGATGACCGGGCATGTCGAGTTCCCGCCGATCGGTCAGCTGCCGTACCTGCTGACGCTGCCCGGGCACGGGTTCTACTGGTTCGCGCTGCGGGCCGAGCCGGGAGCGCCATGA